Proteins from a single region of Abyssalbus ytuae:
- a CDS encoding AAA family ATPase, with product MKSKRIVITGGPGTGKTSIIKKLESDGYYCYHEFIRTMTKNEIEKDNSGVFNTNPVLFASDPYEFNKQILNNRILQFTKGFLMDEDIIFYDRGIPDVLAYMDYFKQIYDGNFDNACKNHRYDVAFILPPWKDIYISDEERLENFEQAVEIYSYLKNTYERFGYKLIEVPVGQVNFRADFIEDMIKNI from the coding sequence GTGAAGTCAAAAAGAATTGTAATTACCGGTGGTCCGGGTACTGGCAAAACGTCAATCATAAAAAAACTCGAATCAGACGGTTATTATTGCTATCATGAGTTTATCCGTACCATGACTAAAAATGAAATAGAAAAAGATAATTCAGGAGTCTTTAACACCAATCCTGTGCTATTTGCTTCAGACCCATATGAATTTAATAAACAAATATTAAACAATAGGATTCTTCAATTTACAAAAGGCTTTTTAATGGATGAGGATATAATATTCTACGACAGGGGAATTCCCGATGTATTGGCATATATGGATTATTTTAAGCAGATATATGATGGCAATTTTGATAATGCCTGTAAAAATCATAGATACGATGTTGCTTTTATACTACCTCCCTGGAAAGATATTTACATTTCAGATGAAGAACGCCTTGAAAATTTTGAACAGGCAGTAGAAATATACAGTTATTTAAAAAACACTTACGAAAGGTTTGGATACAAACTTATTGAAGTTCCCGTTGGACAAGTTAATTTTAGAGCAGATTTTATTGAAGATATGATAAAAAATATTTAA
- a CDS encoding RecQ family ATP-dependent DNA helicase, giving the protein MLYPHEILKKYWKFETFKSPQEEIIESVLNNIDTLALLPTGGGKSVCFQVPALAKQGICIVISPLVALINDQVENLKKKGIKAIALTGGLKYEEVDTMLDNCIYGNYKFLYLSPERLQQELVLDRIKQMPVSLIAVDEAHCISEWGHDFRPAYRNCYELRKVFPHINIIALTASATPEVAKDIIDNLQLENTKVFKKSFARPNISLRVIDEIDKLYRTELILKKTHGSSIIYVRNRKACIDISNLLNEKGVSSTFYHGGISSDEKNKKLNQWLNNEVKTMVATNAFGMGIDKPDVRTVIHLSLPDTLENYYQEAGRCGRDGKKAQAVILKNKDDENQVKQQFLSVLPNVEFVKLVYRKLNNYFQVPYGEGENNRFSLHFNNFCKTYSFKPTLTYNAMKVLDKYSIISLSENFNKKTTLQFITSNHELFKYMDRNPGTENICQSILRTYGGIFDMETKVNTSLIAAKTSSTEEKVYRVLKQLENDNIIKCNIQNTDAEITFLVPREDDKTINVIAKYIKQQNILKAKKVQAVINYMNNNEVCKSIQLLNYFGEKNTPPCGICSVCKSNNNKNSTEILNAIAGEIIRCLKKQPLSSRDLIQNLTFNEEAVLYAIQMLLEQEKITINQINQYQIIE; this is encoded by the coding sequence ATGCTTTATCCTCATGAAATTTTAAAAAAATACTGGAAGTTTGAAACTTTCAAATCTCCTCAGGAAGAAATAATTGAAAGTGTTTTAAATAATATAGACACTCTTGCATTGTTACCCACCGGCGGTGGAAAATCAGTTTGTTTTCAGGTGCCGGCGTTAGCAAAACAAGGTATATGCATTGTCATTTCCCCTTTGGTAGCTCTTATAAATGACCAGGTGGAAAACCTGAAAAAAAAAGGAATAAAAGCCATTGCCCTTACCGGAGGTTTAAAATATGAAGAGGTTGATACCATGCTGGATAATTGTATTTATGGCAACTACAAATTTTTATATTTATCACCCGAACGTTTACAGCAGGAACTTGTATTAGACCGGATTAAACAAATGCCTGTATCACTCATTGCAGTAGATGAAGCCCACTGCATATCAGAATGGGGGCACGATTTCAGGCCCGCATACAGAAATTGTTATGAGTTAAGAAAAGTTTTTCCTCATATAAATATTATAGCACTTACTGCATCAGCCACTCCTGAGGTTGCCAAAGACATTATTGATAATTTACAACTGGAAAACACCAAAGTATTTAAAAAATCATTTGCAAGGCCTAACATAAGCCTAAGGGTAATTGATGAAATTGATAAGTTGTACAGAACGGAACTTATTTTAAAAAAAACACATGGTTCCTCCATAATATATGTAAGAAACAGAAAAGCATGTATAGATATTTCTAATTTACTGAATGAAAAAGGAGTTTCATCCACTTTCTATCACGGCGGTATTTCATCCGATGAAAAAAATAAAAAACTCAATCAATGGTTAAATAATGAAGTAAAAACCATGGTAGCTACCAATGCCTTCGGAATGGGTATAGACAAACCAGATGTAAGAACAGTAATACATTTAAGCCTCCCTGACACCCTTGAAAACTATTATCAGGAGGCCGGAAGATGTGGAAGGGATGGTAAAAAAGCCCAGGCGGTTATTTTAAAAAATAAAGACGATGAAAACCAGGTAAAACAACAATTCTTATCAGTATTACCTAATGTAGAATTTGTTAAACTAGTATACAGAAAGCTTAACAACTATTTCCAGGTTCCATATGGCGAAGGGGAAAATAACAGATTTTCATTACACTTTAACAACTTTTGCAAAACATATAGCTTTAAACCCACCCTTACGTATAATGCAATGAAAGTACTGGATAAATATTCCATTATTTCCTTGTCGGAAAATTTCAACAAAAAAACAACACTTCAATTTATTACTTCCAATCATGAACTATTTAAATATATGGATAGAAATCCGGGTACAGAAAATATATGCCAGAGTATTTTAAGAACCTACGGAGGTATATTTGATATGGAAACAAAAGTTAATACATCATTAATTGCTGCAAAAACATCTTCTACCGAAGAAAAAGTTTATAGAGTTCTTAAACAATTAGAAAATGACAACATAATAAAATGCAATATACAAAACACCGATGCAGAAATCACCTTTTTGGTTCCGAGGGAAGATGATAAAACAATTAATGTTATTGCAAAATATATTAAGCAGCAAAACATACTTAAAGCCAAAAAAGTTCAGGCTGTTATTAATTATATGAATAATAATGAGGTTTGTAAAAGTATACAGTTGCTTAATTATTTTGGCGAAAAAAATACTCCTCCCTGTGGAATATGTTCTGTCTGTAAATCAAACAATAATAAAAACTCTACGGAAATACTAAATGCTATTGCCGGTGAAATAATAAGATGCTTAAAAAAACAACCTTTAAGTTCACGCGATTTAATACAAAACCTTACCTTTAATGAAGAGGCTGTTTTATATGCTATACAAATGCTTTTGGAGCAGGAAAAAATTACTATTAATCAAATAAACCAATATCAAATAATCGAATGA
- the fmt gene encoding methionyl-tRNA formyltransferase gives MRDLRIVFMGTPEFAVETLKTLINNNYNIVGVITAPDKPAGRGRRLKESAVKEYAVDKGIKVLQPVNLKDTSFIEELTSLQANLQVVVAFRMLPQIVWQMPQYGTFNLHASLLPDYRGAAPINWAIINGETKTGVTTFFIDEKIDTGEMILQKEVEINNNDTAGTLHDKLMNVGANLVLETVKLIEKDEAITKKQTETGYLKAANKIHKDTCKINWNNTSDIVYNFIRGLSPYPTAWSILYNNNEELNVKIYSTSKIVESHTLQPGQIVTTKNEMKVAVKDGFIFLTEIQLPGKRKMNITDVLNGYEFQKGAKML, from the coding sequence ATGAGAGATTTAAGGATAGTTTTTATGGGAACCCCCGAATTTGCAGTAGAAACTTTAAAAACTCTTATAAATAACAATTATAACATTGTAGGCGTAATTACCGCCCCCGATAAACCGGCGGGAAGAGGCCGGCGATTAAAAGAATCGGCGGTTAAGGAATATGCGGTGGATAAAGGAATAAAAGTTTTACAACCTGTAAATTTAAAAGATACTTCTTTCATTGAAGAATTAACATCATTACAGGCAAACCTCCAGGTAGTCGTGGCTTTTCGCATGTTACCGCAAATAGTATGGCAAATGCCGCAATACGGTACTTTTAATCTGCATGCTTCTTTACTACCCGATTACCGGGGTGCTGCTCCTATTAACTGGGCTATTATAAACGGAGAAACCAAAACCGGGGTAACAACTTTCTTTATTGACGAAAAAATAGATACAGGGGAAATGATATTACAAAAGGAAGTTGAAATAAATAATAATGATACCGCAGGCACATTGCACGATAAGTTAATGAATGTTGGAGCAAACCTTGTATTAGAAACTGTAAAACTTATAGAAAAAGACGAGGCTATTACAAAAAAACAAACAGAAACCGGTTATTTAAAAGCTGCCAATAAAATACATAAAGACACCTGCAAAATAAATTGGAACAATACCTCTGACATAGTTTACAACTTTATAAGAGGATTAAGCCCCTACCCTACAGCCTGGAGTATTTTGTATAATAATAATGAAGAATTAAACGTTAAAATATACTCAACATCAAAAATTGTTGAAAGTCATACTTTGCAACCAGGACAAATTGTAACCACCAAAAATGAAATGAAGGTGGCAGTAAAAGACGGTTTCATATTTTTAACCGAAATACAATTGCCCGGAAAAAGAAAAATGAACATTACAGATGTTTTAAACGGGTATGAATTTCAAAAAGGGGCTAAAATGCTTTAA